A genomic segment from bacterium encodes:
- a CDS encoding TetR/AcrR family transcriptional regulator: MVEACAWLLPRKGYAGTTTNHIAERAGVNIASLYEYFPGKDAIVVQVARGLVERVLERLALGAAEVLEGREDQALRTWIQLIHDTVAREKDLIAVFMYQVPYTNQLEPIQAISARLVEQSRQVHGHAGHFFRPDLSDATLQLVINLVNSTIMQLVMNPPKHYPKQELFDELIVKVEEWIGDRPN; encoded by the coding sequence ATGGTGGAGGCGTGTGCTTGGCTCCTGCCGCGCAAAGGATACGCCGGCACGACCACGAACCACATCGCCGAACGCGCCGGCGTGAACATCGCCTCCCTCTACGAATACTTCCCGGGCAAGGACGCGATCGTCGTGCAGGTGGCACGAGGCCTGGTGGAGCGAGTGCTGGAGCGCCTGGCACTTGGCGCGGCCGAAGTGCTGGAGGGCCGCGAGGATCAGGCGTTGCGGACGTGGATCCAACTCATCCACGACACGGTGGCGCGCGAGAAAGACCTGATCGCGGTCTTCATGTATCAGGTTCCGTACACGAACCAACTCGAACCGATCCAGGCCATCAGTGCAAGGCTTGTCGAGCAGTCTCGTCAGGTGCACGGGCACGCCGGCCACTTCTTTCGGCCGGATCTCTCGGATGCCACGCTTCAGCTCGTCATCAACCTCGTCAACTCCACCATCATGCAGCTCGTGATGAATCCACCGAAGCACTACCCGAAGCAGGAATTGTTCGACGAACTCATCGTGAAGGTGGAAGAGTGGATCGGCGACCGCCCCAACTAG